The Eublepharis macularius isolate TG4126 chromosome 12, MPM_Emac_v1.0, whole genome shotgun sequence genomic sequence TCTGCTGCCGAATGGGGCCTGGCCAGCTGGCCGAGTCCTCTGCAGCCCGTTTCCGTGCACTGGCCGAGGAGAATCCCACGCAAGCCCGCGAAGGCCGCGGGAAAAGGCCGACGGAGGCTGCCTGGCCAGCCACTCGGGCACGTCTCCGCCTGTGGCCGCAGCTGCGCCCCGTCCCCACGCCCCGGCCGTGGTCATGTGCTGGAGCAACGGAGTGCGTTGCATGCTGTTGAGCGTGCACATTGCGTGCTCCATCCTTGCCTGTTACCCACACCCCAGAGTAGACATCAGGCTCTGGCTTGAGCTCCAGCACCTCTTTGAGTAGAAGGGAAGCCTTTCAGGTGTTTGGTGCCTGAAGGAAAGGCCTGTGCTGCTCTGCTGGAGCAACGTGGGGGACCTCTGATAGGAAGGTGTGTATCCGGAAGTTGCAGGCAGTCGCTGGGGTGGGTGCAGGTAACATTTCTGATAGGCAAGACCTTTAGCAGGCTTCCTGGGAGCAGAATCCTGGGAAACACCTGTGCTCTCACCTTGGGCCTGCTATGTGCTGCCCCTCAGGATGCTGGAAAACCTTGGGAGGCAATCTTCTTCCCCCATGATGATTATTTCCTGCATTCATATGTCACTTGTCTTGCTATTTAAAACCTCACCACCTCAAACTGAAGATGCCCCGGTCACCTGAGGTCTTTCAAGCCCTCCCTGGTTGCTGCTCTGGATtgttcctcttcctctcctggaTGTGCCTGTGCTGCTTCCTGGCCCTGCTGGTGGCTGTTCCTTTGCTTCTGCTCTCTACTTAGGCAGACTTCATGGGCTGAAGCATCAAGCACCATCCAGTAGCCAGAAGGCTTCTAAGATCACGTGTCCCCAGAGTTATCACAATGCTGACAGTTAATCAAGCAGCAGAAGCGTgataatagttttttttttaatgcagtgcTGCAGCTGACTGCAAAAGATCCAGTGGAGCAGCAGGCAGCCCAAAAACGACAGCCAGCCAATTCTGCAAGTCAGTCTGTCAGAGGAATCACATGTTTTCTTTGGGGGCTTTAAAACGACTGGGAAAAGCAAGCCCAGGTTTTAATCCACCACAAGGTACTGACTGTACTTTGCAACCCCTGCGGAAGGACCAAGGCGTTGTGGGATTTGGGGCTCTCGCCAACAACATTCTGTGCACCTGACGGTGGTGGCGGAGGGGCGCCTCGCTAATCCCTCTTGGTTCTGGGCTTTCTCTCCTGTCACCCACAGAAGTGCTGGATTTAGACAAGTCTAAATGCAAGCAGATGGTGGGAGATGGGGGGTTGGGGGCAGTGGAGTTTGCTTCTGGGCAAACATGTTTTGAAGGGTTTTAGGAGGTTTCGAAAATGGCCTGGCCAATGAAAGTGAAGTGAAGAGGGAGGCAGACCTGCTTGTGCTCCCTGGAAACTCTTGCCTGTCTCTTAGATATTCAACTGCACAtgctcccatggctgcagaaggcTTCCTTGGGCTGCCTGGTAGCCCTGGCCACACCTCTCTGGCAGTCACACCTCTGCCAAGGCCAAAGCACATTTATTGCCCGAAGGCCACGAATGGCTCTTCTTCTCATGTGAACATCTTAGATTCTTCCGTGCTCCATACTTTGTCGCAGCAGCACTGATGGAGGGGGAACCTCCCCCATGCTGCTTTCCTGATCTAACTCATCCCAACACTGAAGCAGGTATTTTAGACCTTTGAGTTGCGGGCAAGTACAGATACTTGCCTTTCAACTGAAGCAAAGACGTGGGTGGGATAGGCCATTCATTCCCCTTTCTTGCACCTCTACTCTAGGAAAGCGCTGTGCTGGTTTGCAAGAGAAGAGGCTGGTAGTAGTATAGGGTCTGAAGGTGTTTTCTGTTTAttactttggggggggtggagtgaGTTTTGAGATCTACTGTCATCACAGAAAGGCCTTAGGAAGCCTGGCTTGGAACATCGTTTCTCCTCCTCCCCGCCCTCTCTCTTTTGGCGCATGGTATCTGTCTTTTAACATCCTGCCTGATGAAAAGTTCtgaagaacttgaaagcttgtacaCTGTTTTGTGTCTCTTTGGTTGTTCTGGCAGGATATCAACGGCAAGTGTCCAGTTTGCCCCAGAATTGAGGGGCTAGCAAACAAAACCTTGGCAAGGAAGAGAAGACCCAGTAGGCTAGAGCAAGGCCAGCCTCATCCTTTGATCTGAGCTCTGGTCCAGTGGAACTTCCACAGTTCTGTACAGATAAACAGCAACATTTGTTTTTGCTTGTGCTGGAGCCTGAGATAGATGTGCTTTTGGACAAGGTGGGCCTTTGCCAGTGTTCTGCCCACACAGAAGTAGCACCCAGTCCTCTAGTGTGAGGCATTTGGGACTTCCAGAAACCACTTGTCTCCACTTGTCTCAGCTTCTATCATCCAGTGGTGGggagttgttttatattgctCATCCTGCCCTGAGAATAAAATTGCCGCTCTGAGATTTGCTCCCTAGGTCTTTTAAATAATGACACATGGCAAATAGGGATCAAACGGCATGATAAGGGATTGGCTGATGACCTTCCTGCCGATTGAAATATGGCTGAGAGCTGAATCTTTTGTTGGAgaaagatgggttaaaaatgaCCTAAATAAACAAATTACATAGAAAACGCCTGTATAAGTAAAGCTGTTTTGTCTAAAGGGCTTCAGTATTTACTCAAGTGCAAGATGaggcgtgccccccacccccaggagtgCCAGCAAAAAAAGCAGGGGTTGTCAtacattcacatacaagttagTCACGTCCTGTGataattttttgttttgtgtatatatcatttggggggggggtcatggttGTACTTCTTTCAAGTaaatacagtattttttttaGTCCTAGTTTTTTACTTGTGGATGAGGAACGGGCATTCGGTGATACTGTGGCATTACTTGGGCAGTAGTGGGTTAAAAGTTAAGAATTGCTGGATTAACTTCTGGCCCTGAGAGAAAGGAACGTTATACTGTTTTCATtggctgttttttaaatgtttgtgatgcttatgttttcattattttctctttcatagTGGGAGGGGGAGCCGTATTGAAGAGGTAGCAtgcaaatgttttaagtaaataaaataagttcaCGAGCTGTAGTTCTTGTAATAGTATTCTGGGGTCCAGCCAAGAAGCTTCAGGGCTGCTGGGGGTCATACTGTAAGGGGAATGGGCACGACGGTCTCTCTGCTGGGGCTAAGGTCCACTGATGCAGGCACTTGGCTGGCCCAAGCAAAGGAAGGTACTGGGTGGGGACTGTTTCAAATGTTGCCTTTACCGTGACAGAACTTGAGTGTACACTGGTTTACAACAGCAAACAGAAGCTGAAGTCACTTTGTGCAGTCATAAATATTCCCTTTCCAAACCAAGCTCCCAAGTGAGACGTTCTCTACTTTAGAAACTGCCAGTTGGCTGAACACTGGTCATAGGCGGCTTCTTTGCCCCCTTATTCTGCCTGTCCAGTGCCCACCCCAGACCATATTTGGGGGCCCAGTCTTGCTGTTAGTTGGGGGGCAGCTGCTCTTAAGAAGGTCCCAGCCAGAGGGGGATTATGGTTCTGGTCTGGTCCAGTTTCTAACCTGCTAGCATCCTCTGCAGCCTGGCCAACATCCCACTGACCCCAGAGACCCAACGGGACCAGGAGCGGCGGATACGCAGGGAGATTGCCAACAGCAACGAGCGACGGCGCATGCAGAGCATTAATGCTGGCTTCCAGTCGCTGAAAACCCTCATCCCACACACGGATGGGGAGAAGCTTAGCAAGGTAAGGCAGAGATGGGTGGCAGGTTGCCCCCGTTCAACTTCAAGACTCCCTGAGAACAGAATGGCAGCAGCTGCAAGTGTTTCAGTGGTGAACCTCCTGTGCTGTGTAGGATTCTGGTCAGATGCCTTCCTCAGTGCTGGCTGTAGGTGGGGGCAGGGCTGTGTGGTTGCTGTGCCCGCTGTTTAGGGAAGTGGATTCGTCTGTACAAGGAGCTCAGGTTGTCCGAAATGGTGGTTTCTGAGCCAGGGGGCCCATTCTGGGCAGAGAATCATCCACTTGGCTTTCTGAGGCTGAAGAAAGACTTGGGCAGTTTGGTCCCAGTTTTGCCTTGTGCATCAACAGGATCTGACCCTGGCATTGGCCCAGCTAAATGATGCCCTAGGTTTGCACAGGCCTCATCTCCGTGGGACCTCAGTGAGGCCCGTGGGGAGAGCCAGGGCCTGGTGTGGGACTCCTGTTGCGGAATGATGGCGTCTCTGCCAGTCCCACCTCCCTTCTTCTTCCTTACAGGCAGCTATTCTTCAGCAGACAGCAGAATACATCTTCTCTTTGGAGCAGGAGAAGACCCGCTTGCTTCAGCAAAATGCACAGCTCCGGCGGTTCATCCAGGTACCCCTTTGCTGCCCTTGTGACTCCTGAGTATATCCAGGGAGCTCCTCTTTTCCAGGGCGCTCCTGTTCCCTACTCCTCTTCTTGCTGCCAGGGCCACAGTTGGGTTCTTGACATCTCTGCTGTCAAATGTTCCTGGCTGAGTCTTGCTCTGCTTGGCAGGAGTTCAGTGGTTCCTCCCCTAAGCGGCGGAGAGCAGAAGACAAGGATGAGGGCATCGGGTCGCCAGATATCTGGGAGGATGAGAAGGCTGAAGACCTGCGCCGGGAGATGATTGAGCTCCGCCAGCAACTGGACAAGGAGCGCTCGGTCCGGATGATGCTGGAGGAGCAGGTGAGGCAGGGTGGGGAGGGCTGGGAGTTATTGCCAttggggcagggggcaggcttGGCCTCTGCTGGTTTAGGGGGCTTGCATGGGGCATGTTGTGCTGGATTGTCTTTGGTGAAACTAAATTCAAAACACTGTTTCCTTGGCCTCAGGAGTTTGTTTGGCAGGAGTTTTGTGTGGTTCTTGTAAGGAGGGGGAGAGGTATTTGGGGAGTTGCTTTTAAGGTTTGTTTTGCACCCATGAGAGGAAAAAGGGAGAGACTTTGACGTGTAGAAGGAGCCaagcctccccccagccccccccccccctgaggtTCCCCTGCCACagcctgcctttgcaggaaggccAGCCTGGGCTTGGTGCGGAGTCTGCTCTCTGCCTTTCTTTGTAGGGGGGCAAAGAGACGGGGGGCGGGCTGGAAAGTTCCTGGCAGGTTGCTTGGAGGTGGAGCATCTTTGTCACCTGGCAAGCCTGTGGCTTCTCTTGGGGAGATCCTGGGGATGCCTGTGACAAGGCTGTGTGCTTGGCCGCCAGGTGCGCTCTCTGGAGGCTCACATGTACCCCGAGAAGTTGAAAGTGATTGCTCAGCAGGTGCAGATCCAGCAACAGCAAGAGCAGGTGAGGGAGCAGCAGAGCCACACCCAGGTGAGTGCTTGGCCCCCTCCCacttcccctgccctccccaccttTATCAATGTTGCCCTGCAGGGAGCTTCCCTCCTCACTCTGGCGCATCCCATCAGACTTGCAAAGTATGAGATCCAGGAGGACTGGGGGGGCTCTGTGCCCCACGAGGGGGAAGGCCATTGGGCAGTCCTAGCAGAGTAGGGGGACATTAAGGCTCCAGTTTCTAGATCTGGCTGGAGCAGATATGAGAACAGAGAGGTGCCCA encodes the following:
- the TFAP4 gene encoding transcription factor AP-4, encoding MEYFMVPAQKVQSLQHFRKSEKEVIGGLCSLANIPLTPETQRDQERRIRREIANSNERRRMQSINAGFQSLKTLIPHTDGEKLSKAAILQQTAEYIFSLEQEKTRLLQQNAQLRRFIQEFSGSSPKRRRAEDKDEGIGSPDIWEDEKAEDLRREMIELRQQLDKERSVRMMLEEQVRSLEAHMYPEKLKVIAQQVQIQQQQEQVREQQSHTQLLPVHGPPAPTHHPTVIVPAPPPSHHVTVVTMGPSSVINTISTSRQNLDTIVQAIQHIEGTQEEEQRRAVIVTPVRASLDPSNSDTASESEAEESDTMEHSKAEMP